The Candidatus Deferrimicrobiaceae bacterium genomic sequence CGTTTCATCCTCAACCGCCAGGAGGAGGCGCTCGAGGCGTTGAAGGACAGCGGCATCCACATCAAGGTCAACACGATCTGCATCCCCGGCGTCAATGACGGGGAGATCGCGTCGATCGCCCGCTACGTCCGGGACAAGGGCGCGGACATCCTCAACGTGATGCCGTTCATCCCGACGCCGGGGACGTGGTTCGAGAAGTTCCCGATGGTGAGCCGGGAGGCGCTCGACCGCATCCGCGACGAAATGAGCGAGATCCTCCCGCAGATGCGCCATTGCCGGCAGTGCCGTGCCGACGCGGTCGGGACCGTCCTCAACGAGAAGCCCGTGTTCTTCGACGCCGGCCAAACCATCCGGGAGATGCCGAAGGCCGGGCACGCGTCGGAAGGCGCTTCCGCGGCTACCGGAGAGGATACGGTCCGGGTCGCGGTCGCATCGGGCAACGGATACGTGGTCGACCTGCACTTCGGGCACGCGAACGAGCTGCTGATCTACGACGCGTCTCCCTCGGGCATCCGTTTCGTGGAACGTCGCAGCATCGACAAGTACTGCTCGGGCGAGACGTCGTGCGAGACGTCCGAGGACCGGTTGGAGCGGATGATGCGGGCGCTGGCCGATTGTCGCTGGGTGCTGGTCCTGCGGATCGGCGACGCTCCCCGGCGCACGCTCGAAGAGCGCGGGATCCGGGTCGCCATGACGTGCAACCGGATCGAGGACGCGATTCGCGAATCCTGTGGAATGGTCCCGGCGCAAGACGCGATCCGGGCAACCCCGTAGGCGCCGGGCAAGGACCGGGGAGGAATAGTCATGGATACGGATGGCGGACGGGTTTATCTCATCGACACGACATTGCGCGACGGGGAACAGGCGGCGGGAGTCGCGTTCTCCTTCGACGAAAAGATCCGGATCGCCCGCTTGCTCGATGCGGCAGGCGTGGACGAGATCGAGGCGGGCATCCCCGCGATGGGCGGGGGCGAGGCGAACGCCGTGGCGGCGATTGCCGCGATGGGACTCCGGGCGCGGGTTACGGCCTGGAACCGGGCGGTCGACGCCGACATCGACGCGTCGATATCCTGCGGCGTTTCCGCAGTGGCGATGGCGCTTCCCGTGTCCGACCGGCAGATCGCGGCAAAACTGGGCAAGGATCGGGGCTGGGTGCTGGCGCGCATCGGCGCGGCGGTCCGCTACGCGAAGCGGCGCGGGCTTTATGTGTCCGTGGGGGCCGAGGACGCCTCCCGCTCGGATCCCGCCTTTCTCATCGCGTTCGCCCTTGCGGCGCAGGAGGCCGGGGCCGACCGGCTGCGCTTCTGCGACACCGTCGGGATCCTCGACCCGTTCTCGATCCGCGAAAAGATCGCCGCACTCGTCGCGGTGCTGCGCATTCCGGTGGCAGCTCACACCCACGACGATTTCGGGCTGGCGACCGCGAACGCCCTGGCCGCGGTGCGCGGAGGCGCGACCTTTGTCGACGTCACGGTCAACGGAATCGGAGAGCGCGCCGGGAACGCGGCGCTCGAGGAAGTCGCGATGGGCCTGACTCGCCTTCTCGGGAAGTCTTCCGGAATCGAGACGACGAAGCTGGGATCGCTTTCCCATTACCTGACCCGCGTGTCGCATCAACCGATGCCGCCCTGGAAAGCGATCGTCGGAGAAAACGCATTCCGCCACGAGGCGGGAATCCACGCGGACGGGGTGATCAAGGACCCGGAAACTTACGAACCCTTTCCGCCCGAGTCGGTCGGGACCTCACGGCGAATCGTGCTCGGCAAGCATTCCGGGCGAAGTGCCGTGCATTACGTGTTCGGGGAGCTGGGCCACATTATAACGAACGTGGAAGCGGAGGAGATCCTGTCGATGCTGCGGAAGGAAAAGGTCGCATGAGCGGGAACATCCGTTTCGCGTCCCCGGGCGACGTTCCGGCAATCGTCTCCCTTCTCGGCGCGCTGTTTGCGCAGGAAGCCGATTTCACTCCGGACCCTGCAAGGCAGGGACGGGGCGTGAACCGGATTTTGGCGGACCCGTCGATCGGGAGAATCCTCGTGTGCGACCGGGGAGGAACGGTGGCCGGGATGGTCAGTCTCCTGTTCACCGTCAGCACTTCGGAGGGTGCCCCCGCCGCCTGGCTCGAGGACATGTTTGTGGCGCCCGAACACCGCGGGGCCGGCGTGGGCCAAGAGCTGCTGGAAGCCGCGCTCCTCTTCGCCGGGGCCGCTGGGATGGCGCGGGTCACCCTGCTGACCGATCGTTCGAATACGCGGGCGCAGCGGTTCTACGCCCGGAACGGATTCCGGGAATCGTCGATGGTCCCCATGCGCAGGGAAATACCGACCGTCAGCGGACAGGATCCCGGTAGCCGATGAACCGGTAGGATCTTTTCCCGAAGAACGACGGCCTGGAAGCCACGAGCAGGAGGCTGGCATTCTCCTTGTAGTCGGCCCTTCCGCTCACCCGCACCTGAACGCGGTCGCCATCGGCGAGCCGCACGGTCATGTAGTAGACGTCCCCGACGTCGTCAGGGGCGGAATGCAATCCGACGGCCATCCCCGCGACGGATTCCCCCTCGCCCCCCGGCCGGTCGACGGCCGACACCACCAGCAGAATGTAGAGCGCCAGCGCGGCCGACACCGCGAAGAAGGCCCACCAAGCGCGGCGTCCTGCGACCGGCATCGGCGCCGTCGGTACCGGCGCTCCACCCAGGATGTTCCGCTCTGCGTACTTCCCGGGCTCGCGATGGATTCGGTGCGCCATCGTCACGACGAAATGCTCGCCCCACTCGCGGTAGCGGTCAAGTTCATCGTCGTCGAGAACGACCGCAATATCGTGCCGGGGCACCCCGACCCCGGCGACGCGCAGGACGTAGTCGCCGTCGTGGTCGATCTCGAGCGTCGCGTAGTCTTCCTTGTAGTAAAGGACCGGCATCCGCCACCCCGTTTCGTGATCACGACGTGGGGCTATATGAAAAGGGCGCCCCCGGTTTCCCGGGGACGCCCTTTCGTCGTGTCAGCCTGCCTTGCAGCCCCTCATCGCAGGCTATTTGTTCTCTTCCCCGCCGTAGGTCAGCGCTGAGAGCTTCTGGTAATACTCGAAGCGGTGGGCGGCCCACTGGGTGGCCTTGCCCATCAGCTTCGCGGCCGCCTCGGGGTTGGACTTCCGGAGCACTTTCCACCGGTTTTCCCCATAAGCGAAGTCCTCGAAGGTGGTGCTCGGGGCACGGCTGTCGAGCTGGAGCGGGTTCTTGCCCTGGGCCGCCATCGCCGGGTTATAGCGGTACAGCGGCAGGTAGCCGGAGGAGACCGCCTTGCGCTGCTCGTCGACGGCGCGCGTCATGTCGATGCCGTGGGCGATGCAGTGCGCGTAGGCGACGATGAGCGACGGACCGTCGTACGCTTCGGCTTCGAGGAACGCCTTGACGCACTGGGCCGGATTGGAGAGCGAGACGGAAGCGACGTAGACCGTGCCGTAGGCCATCCCCATCATGCCCAGATCCTTCTTGGCGATCGGCTTGCCCGCGGCGGCGAACTGCGCCACCGCGCCCAGCGGCGTGGACTTGGACGCCTGCCCGCCGGTGTTCGAATACACTTCGGTGTCGAGCACGAGCACGTTGACGTTCTTGCCCGAGGCGATGACGTGGTCGAGCCCGCCGTAGCCGATGTCATAAGCCCAGCCGTCGCCGCCGATGCACCAGACCGACTTCTTGACCAGGTAGTCGACGATCGGCTGCAACTTCTTCGACAGGACGCTGTTGCTCTTGGCGAGGGCGTCCGCAAGCTTCGCTACCCGAAGGCGCTGCGCCTCGATGCCCGCCTGGGCGGACTGGTCGGCCGACTTGATCTCGGCGAGCAGCGGATGGATCGTCTTGAACGCCTTGTCGGCCGCCAGGGCGTCGACGAGCTCGAACGCCTGCTGGCTGAACTTGTCGACCGCCAGCCGCATGCCGTAGCCGAACTCGGCGTTGTCCTCGAACAGGGAGTTGGACCAGGCCGGCCCGCGCCCGTCGGCGCGCTTGGCCCACGGCGTGGTCGGCAGGTTGCCGCCGTAGATCGAGGTGCAGCCGGTCGCGTTGGCGATCAGAGCCCGGTCGCCGAACAGCTGGGAGAGCAGCTTGAGGTACGGCGTCTCGCCGCAACCGGCGCAGGCGCCCGAGAACTCGAAGATCGGGCGGACGAGCTGGCTGCCGCGCAACGTGTCGAGCCGCAACGTGGAGGCGTCGTTGTCGGGCAGCGACAGGAAGAAGTCGAAGTTGGCGGCCTCGGTCGCGCGAAGCGGCGGCTGGAAGTGCATGTCGAGCGCCTTGTGCTTCGGGTTCTCCTTGTCTTTCGCCGGGCAGTTGTACGCGCAGGCGCCGCAGCCCGTGCAGTCCTCGGGGGCGACCTGGATCGTGAGCTTCATCCCCTTGACCTCGGGGATCTTCGCGTCGACCGACTTGAAGGTGGCGGGGGCGCCCTTGAGCAGCTCGGGCGCGTAGGCCTTCATGCGGATCGTGGCATGAGGGCAGACGAAGGAGCAGATGCCGCACTGGATGCAGAGCTGCTCGTCCCAGACCGGGATGTCGACCGCGATGTTGCGCTTCTCGTACTGCGACGTGGCGGTCGGGAAGGTGCCGTCCTTCGGCATCGCGGAAACCGGGACCAGGTCGCCGTTGCCGGCGATAATCACTCCGGTCACGTCTTTCACGAACTTGGGGGCGGTCTTCGAGACGGCCGGCGGCATCTTGAGTCTGCTGGTCGCCTTGGCGGGGACCGTGACCTCGTGGATGTTCCCGAGCGCCGCGTCGACGGCCGCGTAGTTCATCGCGACGACCTTGTCGCCCGATTTGCCGTAGCTCTTCTTGATGGCATCCTTGATCTCGGCGACCGCCTGCTTGAGCGGGATGATGTTGGAGATCTTGAAGAAGGCGGTCTGCATGATCACGTTGATACGCGCGCCGAGCCCCAGCTCCTCGCCCAGCTTGACGGCGTTGATCACGTAGAACTTGAGCTTCTTGTCGATGATCTGCTTCTGGACCTCGACCGGCATCTTGTCCCACACTTCGGCCTGCTCGTAGGGCGAGCAGAGCAGGAACGTGGCGCCCGGCTTCGCCTTGCCGAGCATGTCGTACTTCTCGAGGAAGGTGAAGTTGTGGCACGCGATGAAATCGGCGTGGTCGATGAGGTAGGGCGAGGGGATCGGCTTCTTCCCGAAGCGCAGGTGCGACGTGGTGATCGTGCCCGCCTTTTTGGAGTCGTACACGAAGTACGCCTGGGCGTAGTTGTTCGTCGCCTCGCCGATGATCTTGATCGAGTTCTTGTTGGCGCCGACGGTGCCGTCGGAGCCCAGCCCGTAGAACATGGCCTCATAGGTACCGGGCGACGGGTTGCGGAAGGACGGATCGTAGACCAGGCTCGACTTGGTCACGTCCTCGTTGATGCCCACGACGAAGTGGTTCTTCGGCTTGGCGGCCTTGAGGTTGTCGAAGACGGCCTTGGCCATCGCCGGGGTGAACTCCTTGGAACCCAGCCCGTAGCGGCCGCCCACGATGGTGGGGTAGCCCTTGAAGACGAACTTGCCGTCGGCCATCGCCTCGCCGATCGCGGTGCGGACGTCGAGGTAGAGCGGCTCGCCCAGCGACCCCGGCTCCTTGGTGCGGTCGAGCACGGCGATCTTCTTGACCGTCTTGGGCAGCGCCTTGATGAAGGCGTCGATCGGGAACGGACGGTAGAGGTGGATCTTGACGACGCCGACCTTCTCGCCCTTCTTGGCGAGCGTCTCGACCGTCTCCTGGACCGTCTCGGCCCCGGAGCCCATGATGACGACCACGCGGTCGGCATCCTTCGCGCCGGAGTAATCGACGAGCTTGTACTTGCGGCCGGTCAGCTTGGCGAACTTGTTCATCTCTTCCTGGACGATGCCGATGGCCTTCGGGTAGAACGCGTTGACCGTCTCGCGGCCCTGGAAGTAGACGTCGGGGTTCTGCGCCGTGCCGCGCATCACCGGGCGGTCGGGCGACAGGGCGCGGGCGCGGTGCGCGTTGACCAGGTCGTCGTCGATCATGGCGCGCATATCGTCGTAGGTCAGTTCCTCGACCTTCTGCACTTCATGGGAGGTGCGGAAGCCGTCGAAGAAGTGCAGGAACGGCAGGCGGGCGCGCAGGGTGGACGCCTGGGCGATGAGCGCGAAGTCCATCACCTCCTGGACGTTGTTGGAGCAGAGCATCACCCAGCCCGTAGACCGGCACGACATGACGTCGGAGTGGTCACCGAAGATGGAGAGCGCCTGGGTAGCGATGGCGCGCGCCGCGATGTGGAAGACCGTGGAGGTCAGCTCGCCGGCGATCTTGTACATATTGGGGATCATCAGCAGAAGACCCTGGCTGGACGTGAAGGTTGCCGTCAGCGCCCCCGCCTGCAGCGCGCCGTGCACGGCGCCCGAAGCGCCCCCCTCGGACTGGAGCTCGGCGACCAGCGGCACGGTGCCCCAGATGTTCTTCACGCCTGCCGCGCTCTTGGCATCGGAGATCTCGCCCATCACCGACGAGGGGGTGATCGGATAGATCGCGATGACCTCGTTCGTGGCGTGGGCCACGTGGGCGGCAGCGGTATTGCCGTCGATCGTTACCATCTTTCTGCTCATTTCGGATCTCTCCTCCACGTTGCTGATGTCGGGAAACGGTCTTTGACACCGTCGCCGAATCCGGCAAGGATGCCACCCCCCCAGATCCCGTAAAAAAAACGTTGCGCCCGGCCGCGTCAGCTCCGGTCGTCGCCGGAGCGCGGGGACAGCTCGCGTCGG encodes the following:
- the nifV gene encoding homocitrate synthase: MDTDGGRVYLIDTTLRDGEQAAGVAFSFDEKIRIARLLDAAGVDEIEAGIPAMGGGEANAVAAIAAMGLRARVTAWNRAVDADIDASISCGVSAVAMALPVSDRQIAAKLGKDRGWVLARIGAAVRYAKRRGLYVSVGAEDASRSDPAFLIAFALAAQEAGADRLRFCDTVGILDPFSIREKIAALVAVLRIPVAAHTHDDFGLATANALAAVRGGATFVDVTVNGIGERAGNAALEEVAMGLTRLLGKSSGIETTKLGSLSHYLTRVSHQPMPPWKAIVGENAFRHEAGIHADGVIKDPETYEPFPPESVGTSRRIVLGKHSGRSAVHYVFGELGHIITNVEAEEILSMLRKEKVA
- the nifB gene encoding nitrogenase cofactor biosynthesis protein NifB, with the protein product MGGFDNKKHPCFSMDAAHKFARLHLPVAPRCNIKCLYCNRKFDCVNESRPGVTSSVLTPQQGLERFLETKRLMPNLAIVGVAGPGDAMANPDETFETFRLIRAADGEVDFCLSTNGVGLVEHLEKIREIGIRYITVTINTRKLSTARTLYPWAQDGDVYLKGDLAARFILNRQEEALEALKDSGIHIKVNTICIPGVNDGEIASIARYVRDKGADILNVMPFIPTPGTWFEKFPMVSREALDRIRDEMSEILPQMRHCRQCRADAVGTVLNEKPVFFDAGQTIREMPKAGHASEGASAATGEDTVRVAVASGNGYVVDLHFGHANELLIYDASPSGIRFVERRSIDKYCSGETSCETSEDRLERMMRALADCRWVLVLRIGDAPRRTLEERGIRVAMTCNRIEDAIRESCGMVPAQDAIRATP
- a CDS encoding GNAT family N-acetyltransferase, with product MSGNIRFASPGDVPAIVSLLGALFAQEADFTPDPARQGRGVNRILADPSIGRILVCDRGGTVAGMVSLLFTVSTSEGAPAAWLEDMFVAPEHRGAGVGQELLEAALLFAGAAGMARVTLLTDRSNTRAQRFYARNGFRESSMVPMRREIPTVSGQDPGSR
- the nifJ gene encoding pyruvate:ferredoxin (flavodoxin) oxidoreductase; this translates as MSRKMVTIDGNTAAAHVAHATNEVIAIYPITPSSVMGEISDAKSAAGVKNIWGTVPLVAELQSEGGASGAVHGALQAGALTATFTSSQGLLLMIPNMYKIAGELTSTVFHIAARAIATQALSIFGDHSDVMSCRSTGWVMLCSNNVQEVMDFALIAQASTLRARLPFLHFFDGFRTSHEVQKVEELTYDDMRAMIDDDLVNAHRARALSPDRPVMRGTAQNPDVYFQGRETVNAFYPKAIGIVQEEMNKFAKLTGRKYKLVDYSGAKDADRVVVIMGSGAETVQETVETLAKKGEKVGVVKIHLYRPFPIDAFIKALPKTVKKIAVLDRTKEPGSLGEPLYLDVRTAIGEAMADGKFVFKGYPTIVGGRYGLGSKEFTPAMAKAVFDNLKAAKPKNHFVVGINEDVTKSSLVYDPSFRNPSPGTYEAMFYGLGSDGTVGANKNSIKIIGEATNNYAQAYFVYDSKKAGTITTSHLRFGKKPIPSPYLIDHADFIACHNFTFLEKYDMLGKAKPGATFLLCSPYEQAEVWDKMPVEVQKQIIDKKLKFYVINAVKLGEELGLGARINVIMQTAFFKISNIIPLKQAVAEIKDAIKKSYGKSGDKVVAMNYAAVDAALGNIHEVTVPAKATSRLKMPPAVSKTAPKFVKDVTGVIIAGNGDLVPVSAMPKDGTFPTATSQYEKRNIAVDIPVWDEQLCIQCGICSFVCPHATIRMKAYAPELLKGAPATFKSVDAKIPEVKGMKLTIQVAPEDCTGCGACAYNCPAKDKENPKHKALDMHFQPPLRATEAANFDFFLSLPDNDASTLRLDTLRGSQLVRPIFEFSGACAGCGETPYLKLLSQLFGDRALIANATGCTSIYGGNLPTTPWAKRADGRGPAWSNSLFEDNAEFGYGMRLAVDKFSQQAFELVDALAADKAFKTIHPLLAEIKSADQSAQAGIEAQRLRVAKLADALAKSNSVLSKKLQPIVDYLVKKSVWCIGGDGWAYDIGYGGLDHVIASGKNVNVLVLDTEVYSNTGGQASKSTPLGAVAQFAAAGKPIAKKDLGMMGMAYGTVYVASVSLSNPAQCVKAFLEAEAYDGPSLIVAYAHCIAHGIDMTRAVDEQRKAVSSGYLPLYRYNPAMAAQGKNPLQLDSRAPSTTFEDFAYGENRWKVLRKSNPEAAAKLMGKATQWAAHRFEYYQKLSALTYGGEENK